The Metabacillus sediminilitoris genome window below encodes:
- a CDS encoding extracellular solute-binding protein translates to MKAKKPFLLVVAFMLVASILAGCMGNNSAEKDTATEQKDEKKSLVVYSNSLSEGRGDWLTEKAAEAGFELELVEAGGGDLLNRIVSEKNNPLADVVFGLNQMNFETLKSNDLLVPFEPVWTAEIPEGSSEKDNYYHPLVEQRIFMIYNKDVYTEETAPKDWTDLIENEEFKGKYHVPGDLGGGTNRSVVYGMLMRHVDKNGELDISEEGWKEIEAFFENGYKTPEGEDANANLASGKVPISFTYSSGLPGIEEEFGFEAGIVSPEVGVPTTVEQVGIINKGKDQDTAAAEEFINWFGSAEVQGAWAEQFGSLPVNTKAVEKATEKMKQIREMTIIQEMDYTFISEHIDDWVEKIELEIF, encoded by the coding sequence ATGAAAGCAAAAAAACCATTTCTACTCGTAGTGGCATTCATGTTGGTCGCAAGCATTTTAGCAGGTTGTATGGGTAACAATTCAGCAGAAAAAGATACAGCAACAGAACAAAAAGATGAAAAGAAATCACTTGTTGTTTATTCAAACTCATTATCTGAAGGCCGTGGAGATTGGTTAACTGAAAAAGCTGCTGAAGCAGGTTTTGAGCTTGAGCTTGTAGAAGCTGGCGGTGGAGATCTTTTAAATCGTATCGTCTCTGAGAAGAACAATCCTTTAGCAGATGTTGTTTTTGGTTTAAATCAAATGAACTTTGAAACGTTAAAATCAAATGACTTACTTGTTCCATTTGAACCGGTATGGACGGCTGAAATTCCAGAAGGCTCAAGTGAAAAAGACAATTACTACCATCCGCTTGTAGAACAAAGAATTTTTATGATTTATAACAAAGATGTTTATACAGAAGAAACAGCTCCTAAAGATTGGACAGACTTAATCGAAAACGAAGAATTTAAAGGGAAATATCATGTACCTGGTGATTTAGGTGGAGGAACAAATCGCTCTGTTGTTTATGGAATGTTAATGAGACATGTAGATAAGAATGGCGAGTTAGATATATCTGAAGAAGGTTGGAAAGAAATCGAAGCATTCTTTGAAAATGGCTATAAAACGCCAGAAGGAGAAGATGCTAACGCAAACCTAGCTTCAGGAAAAGTTCCAATTTCATTCACATATTCAAGTGGTTTACCTGGTATCGAAGAAGAATTTGGTTTTGAAGCGGGCATCGTTTCACCAGAAGTAGGTGTACCAACAACTGTTGAGCAAGTTGGAATCATTAATAAAGGGAAAGATCAAGATACTGCAGCAGCAGAAGAATTTATTAACTGGTTTGGCAGTGCGGAAGTTCAAGGTGCATGGGCTGAACAATTTGGTTCTTTACCTGTAAATACAAAAGCAGTTGAAAAAGCAACAGAAAAAATGAAACAAATTCGTGAAATGACAATTATTCAAGAAATGGATTACACGTTCATCTCTGAACATATTGACGATTGGGTAGAAAAAATAGAATTAGAAATCTTTTAA
- a CDS encoding glycerophosphodiester phosphodiesterase family protein codes for MKWKKLFLLGLVATTITNVGTAQQADARGANQFQTEDSKAFQKLHSKLLDHHKNADLMITAHRGQWRDYPENSLGAIEEAIEDGAEIVEIDVRLTADGVPVLMHDETVDRTTNGKGKVSDFTLAQIKELRLKEGLGGATAALTEHTVPTLEEAMLVAKDRAIVNLDKGWDIRESMYDVLVKTNTVDHGLFKGSSNVEDAAAFMAKDPEILYMHIIKDHNANAVDSFPERQPVAYEVVFDELSDPQIQPEKVRQIQKNSRVFVNVMWNGLAAKYTDEASLRDVNLGWKAVTNLGANIMQTDNVEALDYWRDGGNMKHWESQKGNRTVRVQAEDYISGGQGIGYYDLDPNRDDPSSPDWIDVADRDGATVVKTNMAGEWAKYEVNINQSGMYKISGRLSAAVSPAGTIKLDWDGESSEQIEVRNTTNTRAFELQEWEYRYLEKGSHTFVVNITTPSYHQLDYIQFDLQK; via the coding sequence ATGAAATGGAAAAAACTATTTTTATTAGGGCTAGTCGCGACAACGATTACAAATGTAGGAACGGCGCAACAAGCAGATGCCAGAGGTGCAAATCAATTTCAAACAGAAGATAGTAAGGCTTTTCAAAAGCTACATTCAAAGCTATTAGATCATCATAAAAATGCCGACTTGATGATTACGGCGCACCGTGGCCAGTGGCGTGATTACCCTGAAAACTCACTAGGCGCAATCGAAGAAGCAATCGAGGACGGCGCTGAAATCGTCGAAATTGATGTTCGTTTGACAGCTGACGGTGTACCTGTGTTAATGCATGACGAAACCGTAGATCGCACAACCAATGGCAAAGGTAAGGTCAGTGACTTCACATTAGCCCAAATTAAGGAGCTTCGTTTAAAAGAAGGTCTTGGCGGTGCTACAGCAGCACTAACTGAGCACACAGTACCTACACTTGAGGAGGCAATGCTAGTAGCTAAGGATCGTGCCATCGTTAATCTTGATAAAGGCTGGGACATCCGCGAAAGCATGTACGACGTGCTTGTCAAAACCAATACCGTTGATCATGGTCTGTTTAAGGGAAGTTCAAATGTTGAGGATGCAGCAGCTTTCATGGCAAAGGATCCAGAAATTCTATATATGCACATTATCAAAGACCACAATGCTAATGCTGTTGATTCGTTCCCTGAACGACAGCCAGTAGCATACGAGGTTGTTTTTGACGAACTATCAGATCCACAAATTCAACCTGAGAAAGTACGTCAAATTCAAAAGAATAGTCGAGTTTTTGTAAACGTCATGTGGAATGGACTTGCTGCAAAATACACGGACGAAGCTTCACTGAGGGATGTAAACCTTGGATGGAAGGCTGTAACGAATCTCGGTGCGAACATCATGCAAACTGACAATGTCGAGGCTCTGGATTATTGGCGAGACGGTGGTAACATGAAGCACTGGGAGTCGCAAAAAGGTAATCGCACAGTCCGTGTTCAGGCGGAGGACTATATATCAGGTGGACAGGGTATCGGTTATTATGATCTCGATCCAAACCGTGATGACCCGTCAAGCCCAGACTGGATCGATGTCGCAGACAGAGATGGTGCGACTGTTGTAAAGACAAACATGGCAGGTGAATGGGCAAAATATGAAGTGAATATTAATCAATCTGGCATGTATAAAATCTCTGGGCGTTTGTCTGCAGCCGTTTCTCCAGCTGGTACGATCAAGTTGGATTGGGATGGAGAGTCCAGCGAACAGATTGAGGTAAGAAACACCACTAATACTCGTGCATTCGAGCTTCAGGAATGGGAGTATAGATATTTAGAAAAAGGCAGTCATACATTTGTTGTCAATATAACAACACCTAGTTATCATCAGCTGGACTACATTCAGTTTGATTTGCAGAAGTGA
- a CDS encoding nuclease-related domain-containing protein — translation MIIKERTIPLQIEKLQFLISRTPPSHPKMQMMNENLSKRLSGFKGETYLDYPLSFLSDKDYYILHDLRIKDATHYFQIDSFIISTNILIILEVKNIAGDIYLDPIFHQLIRTLDGKETVFEDPIIQINRQELQLKKWLRKHQFPKIPILSLVVFTHPKALLRTSPENLAIPQKVVHRNFLSTKLTQLETEYSEERISIKDIKRMIKLLKKQHTPLDQPILEQYGIGCDELRKGVICPACLHLPMERVFGTWNCPQCKNKEKNAHISALKDYFLLCGSEITNEKARDFLQISSPYLASRLLHSLKLPSDGTTKNRIYYLSFKK, via the coding sequence ATGATTATAAAAGAACGTACAATTCCTCTGCAAATAGAAAAATTACAATTTTTAATTAGCCGGACACCACCATCTCATCCGAAAATGCAAATGATGAATGAAAATTTATCAAAAAGACTTTCAGGTTTCAAAGGCGAAACATATCTTGACTACCCTTTAAGCTTCCTCTCTGACAAGGACTACTACATTCTTCACGACCTTCGGATAAAAGATGCTACTCATTATTTTCAAATCGATTCATTCATCATATCTACAAATATTTTGATTATTTTAGAGGTGAAAAATATAGCAGGAGATATCTATTTAGATCCAATCTTTCATCAACTCATTCGAACGTTGGATGGTAAAGAAACTGTCTTTGAAGATCCAATCATTCAAATAAACCGCCAAGAGCTGCAATTGAAAAAATGGTTAAGAAAGCATCAATTTCCTAAAATACCGATTCTTTCTCTCGTTGTTTTTACTCATCCGAAAGCTCTTCTTCGTACATCTCCTGAAAACTTAGCTATTCCTCAAAAAGTAGTTCACCGCAACTTTCTATCAACAAAATTAACTCAGCTCGAAACAGAATACTCTGAAGAACGAATCTCGATTAAGGACATTAAAAGGATGATCAAACTTTTAAAGAAACAACATACACCTCTTGATCAACCAATTCTTGAACAATATGGAATTGGCTGTGATGAATTGCGTAAAGGAGTTATTTGTCCTGCTTGTCTTCATCTTCCTATGGAAAGAGTATTCGGTACATGGAACTGTCCTCAATGCAAGAACAAAGAGAAAAATGCACATATATCTGCACTAAAAGATTATTTTCTCCTTTGCGGATCTGAGATTACCAATGAAAAGGCAAGAGATTTTTTACAAATCTCCTCCCCCTATTTAGCTTCAAGACTTCTTCATTCTCTGAAATTACCTAGCGATGGAACAACAAAGAATAGAATCTACTATTTGTCCTTTAAGAAATAA
- a CDS encoding SRPBCC family protein, producing MPIIKTDMFIYAPREICFDVARDIDIHTQSASQTDERAIAGVTSGLIKLNETVTWEAIHFGIKQKLTVRITEFDFPNRFVDEMEKGAFKRFYHTHEFIEKENGTLMIDTFDYTSPFGLVGKLADRLFLERYMKEFFITRNRFIKKIAEERVGES from the coding sequence GTGCCAATAATTAAGACCGATATGTTTATCTATGCACCACGGGAAATTTGCTTCGATGTCGCTCGCGATATTGATATCCATACTCAATCAGCAAGCCAAACAGATGAACGCGCCATAGCAGGTGTGACAAGCGGCTTAATCAAGTTAAACGAAACAGTAACATGGGAAGCCATCCATTTTGGCATCAAACAAAAGCTAACCGTCCGAATTACAGAATTCGATTTTCCAAATCGATTCGTAGATGAAATGGAAAAAGGCGCATTTAAACGGTTTTATCATACTCATGAATTTATAGAAAAAGAAAATGGAACGCTGATGATCGATACATTTGATTATACCTCTCCATTTGGTCTAGTTGGAAAGCTGGCAGATCGGCTGTTTTTAGAGAGGTATATGAAAGAGTTTTTTATTACGAGAAATCGGTTTATAAAGAAGATAGCTGAAGAAAGAGTAGGAGAGAGTTGA
- a CDS encoding VOC family protein yields MNRKIGHVTILVNDYDEAIDFYINTLGFILLTDNSFGEGMRWVTVAPSKNHETAIVFVEADSEAKRERVGSQAAGHVFLVIETDDFIRDYSSMKEKGVTFLGEPKEMPWGVEIVFEDLYGNRFDLLQVKN; encoded by the coding sequence GTGAACCGAAAAATAGGACATGTTACGATTCTAGTTAACGATTATGATGAGGCAATTGATTTTTATATAAATACATTAGGTTTTATATTACTTACTGATAATTCGTTTGGCGAGGGTATGCGCTGGGTGACAGTTGCACCATCAAAGAATCATGAAACCGCGATTGTATTTGTTGAAGCTGATTCAGAAGCAAAAAGGGAGCGTGTCGGCTCCCAAGCTGCCGGGCATGTTTTCCTCGTCATTGAAACAGATGATTTTATCCGTGACTATTCAAGCATGAAGGAAAAGGGTGTAACTTTTCTAGGTGAGCCAAAAGAAATGCCATGGGGAGTAGAAATCGTTTTTGAAGACCTATACGGCAATCGTTTCGACTTGCTTCAAGTGAAAAATTAA
- a CDS encoding DNA topoisomerase III codes for MSKTVVLAEKPSVGRDLARVLQCHKKGNGFLEGDKYIVTWALGHLVTLADPEAYGDHYKSWRLEDLPMLPTPLKLVVIKKTGKQFQAVKTQLLRKDVNEIVIATDAGREGELVARWIIDKARVNKPLKRLWISSVTDKAIKEGFRKLKNGKEYENLYASAVARAEADWIVGLNATRALTTKYNAQLSSGRVQTPTLAMIAQREEDIKSFKPKKYYGMKAQATNGLTLTWQDEKTKDIKTFEEAQIDQKVTKLKGKSASVVDVKTTPKKSYSPALYDLTELQRDANKRYGFSAKETLSIMQKLYEQHKVLTYPRTDSRYLTSDLVDTLKDRLAACRTKEYAQVIAKITKQPIKANKSFVDDTKVSDHHAIIPTEESVPLSALSDKEFKIYDLVVKRFLSVLLPAHQYEQTVVTAKIDDESFTAKGRRITALGWKEVFRDDTDDDHEDEQKLPALSNGDQLPIVSLSKTSGETKPPARFNEAALLSAMENPTKYMAGESKDLIKTIGETGGLGTVATRADIIEKLYSSFLIEKKGKEIFITSKGKQLLKLVPEELKSPVLTAEWEQKLTKISKGSLSKQAFLNEMTQYAKEVVHEIKNSKQSFKHDNVTGKKCPECNKLLLEVNGKMGKMLVCQDRECGYRKGVSKVTNARCPNCHKKLELRGEGEGQIFVCKCGHREKMSTFQERRKKNQNSKVSKQDVAKYMKKQDEGFANNALADALAKLNLKK; via the coding sequence ATGAGTAAAACAGTCGTTCTAGCTGAAAAGCCTTCAGTAGGAAGAGATTTAGCTAGGGTGTTACAGTGTCATAAAAAAGGAAATGGTTTTTTAGAAGGGGACAAATACATCGTAACATGGGCACTCGGTCATCTCGTTACATTAGCTGACCCTGAAGCCTATGGCGATCATTATAAATCATGGCGGTTAGAGGATCTGCCCATGCTGCCAACACCACTTAAGCTTGTTGTCATTAAAAAAACAGGCAAGCAATTTCAAGCTGTAAAAACACAGCTTTTGCGAAAAGATGTCAATGAAATTGTTATTGCAACAGATGCAGGACGCGAAGGAGAACTTGTAGCACGGTGGATTATTGATAAAGCGCGCGTAAATAAACCGCTTAAACGTCTGTGGATTTCTTCTGTAACAGATAAGGCAATCAAAGAGGGTTTTCGCAAGCTGAAAAACGGCAAAGAGTATGAAAATTTATATGCTTCAGCAGTTGCAAGAGCAGAAGCCGACTGGATTGTCGGGCTAAACGCAACACGTGCCCTCACAACAAAGTACAATGCCCAGCTCTCATCAGGACGTGTGCAGACGCCAACACTGGCAATGATTGCCCAGCGTGAGGAAGATATTAAAAGCTTTAAGCCGAAAAAATATTATGGAATGAAAGCACAAGCTACTAACGGCTTAACCCTTACATGGCAGGATGAAAAAACGAAGGATATAAAAACATTTGAAGAAGCACAAATTGATCAGAAGGTAACAAAGCTAAAAGGCAAATCAGCGTCGGTTGTAGATGTGAAAACAACACCGAAAAAATCATATTCACCTGCACTATATGACTTAACGGAGCTGCAGCGTGATGCAAATAAGCGCTATGGCTTCTCAGCAAAAGAGACTCTTTCGATCATGCAAAAGCTGTATGAGCAGCACAAAGTCTTAACATATCCGCGTACAGACTCGCGTTATTTAACAAGCGATCTTGTTGATACATTAAAGGACAGACTTGCTGCATGTAGAACGAAGGAGTATGCCCAGGTCATTGCCAAGATTACAAAGCAGCCAATTAAAGCAAACAAGTCATTTGTAGATGATACAAAGGTTTCCGATCACCATGCCATCATCCCAACAGAGGAATCTGTGCCGCTTAGTGCGTTAAGTGATAAAGAGTTTAAAATCTATGACTTAGTTGTCAAGCGCTTTTTATCCGTATTATTGCCTGCACATCAATATGAGCAAACAGTTGTTACAGCAAAAATTGATGATGAGTCATTTACGGCTAAAGGGAGAAGAATCACGGCACTTGGATGGAAAGAAGTGTTTCGTGATGATACAGATGATGATCATGAGGATGAACAGAAGCTTCCAGCATTATCAAATGGTGATCAATTACCAATTGTCTCTTTATCAAAAACATCAGGTGAAACAAAACCACCTGCTCGTTTTAATGAAGCAGCCCTTCTTTCAGCAATGGAAAATCCAACAAAGTACATGGCTGGAGAAAGCAAAGACTTAATCAAAACAATTGGTGAAACGGGCGGCCTTGGAACAGTAGCGACAAGAGCTGATATTATCGAAAAGCTCTATAGCAGCTTTCTGATTGAAAAGAAGGGGAAGGAAATTTTCATCACTTCAAAAGGAAAACAGCTTTTAAAGCTAGTACCTGAAGAGTTGAAATCACCTGTCTTAACAGCAGAATGGGAACAAAAGCTGACGAAAATTTCGAAAGGCTCCTTATCAAAGCAAGCCTTTTTAAATGAAATGACACAATATGCAAAAGAAGTTGTTCATGAAATTAAGAATAGTAAGCAAAGCTTTAAGCATGATAATGTGACTGGGAAGAAATGTCCTGAATGTAATAAGCTTTTGTTAGAGGTAAATGGAAAAATGGGCAAAATGCTTGTTTGTCAGGATCGTGAATGTGGCTATCGAAAAGGAGTTTCAAAAGTAACGAATGCACGCTGTCCAAATTGTCACAAAAAGCTCGAGCTTCGCGGTGAAGGAGAAGGCCAAATCTTCGTCTGCAAATGCGGCCATCGCGAAAAAATGTCTACTTTCCAAGAAAGACGAAAAAAGAATCAAAACAGCAAAGTATCGAAACAGGATGTAGCAAAATATATGAAAAAACAAGATGAAGGATTTGCAAATAATGCATTAGCAGATGCACTTGCAAAGCTGAATCTAAAAAAATAA
- a CDS encoding ABC-F family ATP-binding cassette domain-containing protein, giving the protein MSLLSIDNLSHSFGDRTLFKDVTLRLLAGERVGLVGANGVGKSTLMNIITGQLIHDTGRVEWTPGVRYGYLDQHTVLTKGKTIRDILNDAFLPLFEQEKELNAVTEKMGTATPEELEELLEKMAEIQDRLDAGGFYLLDMKVEETARGLGLDAIGLDRDVSALSGGQRTKVLLAKLLLEQPDVLLLDEPTNYLDVEHIRWLSNYLKDYPNAFLLISHDTEFMNGVSNVIFQLEFSKLTRYTATYEKFLELAEINKNQHINAYEKQKEFIKKQEDFIAKNKARYSTTGRAKSRQKQLDRIERIDRPETAIKPTFEFKESRGSSRYVFEAKDLEIGYDRPLLPKLTMTIERGEKIAIVGANGIGKSTLLKTILGKIKPLGGTTNRGDFLFPSYFEQEAKAGSITPIDDVWNAFPNLDQHQVRALLARSGLKNEHISRPISQLSGGEQAKVRLCKLQMNESNWLLFDEPTNHLDVVAKEELKRAIKAYKGTVVLVCHEPDFYEDWVTKVWDIEDWAAK; this is encoded by the coding sequence ATGAGTTTACTTTCGATCGATAATCTTAGTCACAGTTTTGGTGACCGTACGTTATTTAAAGATGTAACGCTGCGCCTGTTAGCAGGAGAGCGCGTTGGTCTTGTTGGAGCTAATGGGGTAGGGAAATCTACTTTAATGAATATTATTACAGGGCAGCTTATTCATGACACAGGTCGTGTGGAATGGACACCAGGTGTCCGTTATGGTTACCTTGATCAGCATACTGTTTTAACAAAAGGAAAAACAATTCGTGATATTTTAAATGATGCCTTTCTCCCATTATTTGAGCAGGAAAAGGAATTAAATGCTGTTACGGAAAAAATGGGTACAGCAACACCTGAAGAGCTTGAGGAATTACTGGAAAAAATGGCTGAAATTCAGGACCGTTTAGATGCCGGCGGTTTTTATTTACTAGATATGAAGGTAGAAGAAACAGCTAGAGGACTAGGACTAGATGCAATTGGCCTTGACCGTGATGTATCGGCATTAAGCGGTGGTCAACGTACGAAGGTACTTCTTGCTAAGCTTTTACTAGAGCAGCCTGATGTATTATTACTAGATGAACCAACTAACTATTTAGACGTTGAACATATTCGCTGGTTAAGCAATTATTTAAAAGACTACCCAAATGCGTTTCTATTAATCTCGCATGACACAGAGTTTATGAATGGTGTATCAAACGTGATTTTTCAATTAGAGTTTTCTAAACTAACACGTTATACAGCTACTTATGAAAAATTCTTAGAGCTTGCGGAGATCAATAAGAATCAGCATATTAACGCATATGAGAAGCAAAAGGAATTTATTAAAAAGCAAGAGGATTTTATTGCAAAAAATAAAGCACGCTACTCAACAACTGGCCGTGCAAAAAGCCGTCAAAAGCAGCTTGATCGCATTGAGCGTATTGATCGTCCTGAAACTGCGATCAAACCAACATTTGAATTCAAAGAATCTAGAGGCAGCAGCCGCTATGTGTTTGAAGCAAAGGATCTTGAAATTGGTTACGATCGACCACTATTACCAAAGCTTACAATGACAATTGAACGCGGAGAAAAAATTGCCATTGTTGGTGCGAATGGGATCGGAAAATCAACATTGCTTAAAACCATTCTTGGTAAGATTAAGCCATTAGGCGGGACGACAAATCGCGGTGACTTCCTATTTCCATCTTATTTTGAACAAGAGGCTAAGGCTGGATCGATTACACCGATAGATGATGTGTGGAACGCCTTCCCAAATCTTGATCAGCATCAAGTACGTGCTCTTCTTGCACGCTCCGGTCTGAAAAACGAACATATTTCACGACCTATTTCACAATTAAGTGGTGGAGAGCAAGCAAAAGTGCGATTATGTAAACTGCAAATGAATGAAAGCAACTGGCTTCTATTTGACGAGCCGACAAATCATCTCGATGTTGTGGCGAAAGAAGAATTAAAACGTGCCATTAAAGCATATAAAGGAACAGTTGTCCTTGTCTGCCATGAGCCTGATTTTTATGAGGATTGGGTGACAAAGGTTTGGGATATTGAGGATTGGGCAGCTAAATAA
- a CDS encoding GerAB/ArcD/ProY family transporter: MKLQKIGALQLFFIMIGFEIGNTLIFGKGAAAKQDAWLTHLGGMVCGLLLMFIYIKLSDYYPGDTLIQMIPKIIGKYLAYPVILYYLFYFTLLASTACRDFGELIYSTILVETPMLIIIGSFMVLMIYCLRGNVESFARMGEVVFPVYILSLLVIWILLLSVDNFTLKNLTPILGNGLKPVLKEVFPKAIVFPFGETVLILMFFPLLSKPQNKRKIGIATIVIGGILLTINTMLNTAVLGPEIYGKDLYPLLSATRMVSIADFLERFDALVILMMVAGVFFKVGGWMYGAAVGIAQFFNLKDYRPIILALGTIIIPLSLLYAGHFIESREFGEEFIDYYLHIPLQIVIPILLVFIAFIRRKFTKKHVDKRYG, from the coding sequence ATGAAGCTGCAAAAAATAGGTGCCCTTCAACTTTTTTTTATTATGATTGGCTTTGAAATAGGTAATACGTTAATTTTTGGAAAAGGTGCAGCTGCGAAACAGGATGCTTGGTTAACACACTTAGGTGGTATGGTATGCGGATTATTATTGATGTTCATCTATATCAAATTATCTGATTATTACCCGGGTGATACATTGATTCAGATGATTCCCAAAATCATAGGTAAATATCTTGCCTACCCAGTTATATTGTATTACCTTTTTTATTTTACTTTACTTGCCTCAACTGCCTGCCGAGATTTCGGTGAATTAATTTATTCGACAATTTTAGTTGAAACCCCGATGTTAATCATCATTGGAAGCTTTATGGTATTAATGATTTATTGTTTACGCGGCAATGTTGAGTCTTTTGCTCGAATGGGGGAAGTTGTCTTTCCTGTTTATATTTTATCTCTCCTTGTTATTTGGATTCTTTTATTATCGGTTGATAACTTTACTCTCAAAAATCTTACTCCTATATTAGGGAATGGGTTAAAGCCTGTATTAAAAGAAGTTTTTCCAAAAGCAATTGTCTTCCCATTTGGAGAAACAGTCCTTATCTTAATGTTTTTCCCTCTTCTAAGCAAGCCACAGAATAAAAGAAAGATAGGTATCGCAACCATCGTCATTGGGGGAATTTTACTAACCATTAATACTATGTTGAACACGGCTGTTTTAGGGCCAGAAATTTATGGCAAGGATTTATATCCGCTTTTATCTGCAACGCGAATGGTTTCGATTGCTGATTTTCTTGAGAGATTTGATGCGTTGGTTATTTTAATGATGGTAGCAGGGGTGTTTTTTAAGGTTGGTGGATGGATGTATGGGGCTGCTGTTGGGATTGCCCAATTTTTTAACCTAAAGGATTATCGACCAATCATTCTTGCACTTGGGACAATTATTATTCCCTTATCACTTTTATATGCAGGTCATTTTATTGAATCCAGGGAATTCGGTGAGGAATTTATTGATTATTACTTACATATCCCTTTACAAATTGTTATTCCAATATTATTGGTTTTCATTGCGTTTATTCGTCGTAAGTTCACTAAAAAGCATGTGGATAAACGATATGGATAG